A part of Desulfurococcaceae archaeon genomic DNA contains:
- a CDS encoding 5'-nucleotidase, translating into MPKEITNPEEFIAITERATECRVIKLEKEGVAKVKARTSRYLYTIKIPLNELDGFLKKLKCQNVRFIE; encoded by the coding sequence GTGCCTAAGGAAATCACAAACCCCGAGGAATTCATAGCGATCACGGAGAGGGCAACTGAGTGTAGAGTCATTAAACTGGAAAAGGAGGGAGTGGCGAAGGTTAAGGCTAGAACCTCAAGATACCTCTATACCATAAAAATTCCTTTAAACGAGCTTGACGGGTTTTTGAAGAAGCTTAAATGCCAAAACGTAAGGTTCATCGAGTAG
- a CDS encoding PhoU domain-containing protein, producing MSRIERRRVQRTGSSSFIITLPKEWVEAVKLKSGDYVIVEKLGNKLIITPPSAEPSQLKITIKVHPTVTDVAQVFRSVLGAYTSGYNIIAIVFDKSTTELAKYISDIKNLIRAKLPGIEVIEETYNSVMLKVLLNIHELPLMSAIRRLHLIVNSMLQDSINMLKTGDLGIAYGIIQRDDEADRFHHMIVRELSTALLDIRIQHELGITNITEILSYRIIARNLERIADHVVNIAKRVLAVNGLKNPELVNEFLLKDAELFNKAMNALYTCSRREAEDVISESRKIVNEIEDTLYNKVLVAAADAKEKVTVTLILDGVKRIARYSNGIAEAVLNIKVAKTSELDVK from the coding sequence ATGTCTAGAATAGAGAGAAGGCGTGTTCAAAGGACAGGTTCGTCCTCATTTATCATTACTTTACCGAAAGAGTGGGTAGAGGCCGTCAAACTCAAGAGTGGGGACTACGTAATCGTAGAAAAGCTTGGTAACAAGCTGATAATAACCCCGCCCTCGGCGGAGCCTTCACAACTTAAGATAACGATTAAGGTTCACCCTACGGTTACCGACGTGGCACAGGTATTTCGAAGCGTGCTAGGAGCGTATACATCAGGTTACAACATAATAGCAATTGTTTTCGACAAGTCTACCACCGAGTTAGCTAAATACATCAGCGACATTAAGAACCTGATCCGTGCAAAGCTCCCTGGAATAGAAGTAATTGAGGAAACGTACAACAGCGTGATGTTAAAAGTGTTACTCAATATTCATGAATTACCCTTAATGAGCGCAATTAGGAGGCTACACTTGATAGTGAATAGCATGCTCCAGGACTCCATAAATATGCTAAAAACTGGTGACTTGGGCATAGCATACGGCATTATACAGAGAGACGACGAGGCGGACAGATTCCACCACATGATTGTAAGAGAACTATCTACAGCGCTTCTTGACATAAGGATACAGCACGAGCTAGGAATAACAAACATTACAGAAATCCTAAGTTACAGGATTATAGCGAGAAACCTTGAGAGAATAGCGGATCACGTCGTTAATATCGCGAAAAGAGTTTTAGCCGTGAACGGGCTGAAAAACCCCGAACTCGTAAACGAGTTCTTGTTAAAAGACGCAGAGCTATTCAACAAGGCTATGAATGCACTCTACACCTGTAGCAGAAGAGAGGCCGAAGACGTCATCTCGGAAAGCAGGAAAATAGTTAACGAAATCGAGGATACCCTGTACAACAAAGTCCTTGTAGCGGCCGCAGACGCCAAGGAAAAGGTAACGGTAACGTTGATCCTAGACGGCGTGAAGAGGATTGCCAGGTACTCTAACGGCATAGCGGAAGCCGTGTTAAACATAAAAGTAGCTAAAACGAGCGAGCTTGACGTGAAGTAA